TCCTCGATGAGGGACGTGATCTTTGAGCACCTCCCAAAAGAGTGGAAAGATGCATACGAAGCTGGAATATGGACCGAATTCATGGAGCAAAGAGCGCCAGGACATACCGCTGGAGGAGATAGGGTATTCAAAATGGGGATCCTGGATATAAAGAAAGAAATCAAAAAAATGATAGAGGAGACAGATCCAAGCGATCCAGAATATTTTGATAAGTTAGAAGAATTGAAAGCGATGGAAATAGTAGCTGACGCTATAGTGAGATATGCAGAACGATATGCTGAAAAGTTGGAAAGAATGGTAGCAGAGGAGAGAGATGAACGAAGAAGAGAAGAACTGAGACAGATGGCGGAGATATGTCGCTGGGTTCCAGCCCATCCACCAAGAACATTCTGGGAGGCGCTTCAACACTATTGGTTCATTCATGTTGGCATAACTTACGAAACTAATCCATGGGATTCGTTCACTCCAGGACGGTTAGACCAGCACCTCTATCCGTTTTATGAACGGGATATAAAAGAAGGGAGGTTAACGAAGGAATTTGCGAAGGAATTATTGGAGGCTTTTTGGGTGAAGTTTAACAATCAACCGGCAGTCCCAAAGGTTGGTGTGACACTTGAAGAAAGCTTCACTTATAACGATTTTTCAAAGATCAACATTGGGGGTTTGAGAGAAGATGGGTCGGACGCAGTTAATGAACTTTCATACTTGCTTTTGGAAGTGTTAGAAGAAATGCAAACAATGCAACCAAACACAGCAGTCTTATTAAGTAGTAAGAATCCAGACCGTTTTCTCATGAGGGCTCTGGAGGTCATATCACGAGGCTTTGGAGAACCTCCGCTCTTTAATTTTGATGGTGCTATAATTAAAATGCTGAGACAAGGAAAAAGCTTGGAAGATGCACGCATGTGTGGAGTCAGCGGTTGTGTAGAGACTGGTGCCTTTGGAAAGGAGGCATATATTTTAACCGGATATTTGAACCTTCCTAAGATATTAGAGATTACGTTAAACAACGGCATAGATCCAAGAACGGGTAAGAAAGTAGGAATAGAAACTGGCGATCCGAGAAAATTCAAAACTTTTGAAGAGTTGTTTGAGGCTTTTGTAAAGCAGCTGAGGCATTTTATCTCTATCAAGTGTATGGGAAATGACGTCATAGAAACGCTTTATGCGAAGTATCTTCCGGTACCGTTCTTGTCACTATGGATTGAAGATTGTGTAAAAAATGCGAAGGACTATAATGCCGGTGGAGCGAGGTACAATACTAGTTACATCCAGATAGTTGGGCTAGGAACTCTCACGGACTCGTTGGTATCCTTGAAGTACAATGTGTTCGAAAGAAAACTTTTCACGAT
Above is a genomic segment from Aigarchaeota archaeon containing:
- a CDS encoding glycyl radical protein; the protein is MSDTSYVKVTTEIQRRRTYVKPMNERIAKLRSESVNAEVKVSAERAKLVTEFYKSGAARGKSVPVQRALMFKYLMEHVSIPVEDGQLIVGIRGTGPKEVPTYPEICVHTIKDLETLDSRKNMPYKVDEKTKELYEREIIPFWKGSSMRDVIFEHLPKEWKDAYEAGIWTEFMEQRAPGHTAGGDRVFKMGILDIKKEIKKMIEETDPSDPEYFDKLEELKAMEIVADAIVRYAERYAEKLERMVAEERDERRREELRQMAEICRWVPAHPPRTFWEALQHYWFIHVGITYETNPWDSFTPGRLDQHLYPFYERDIKEGRLTKEFAKELLEAFWVKFNNQPAVPKVGVTLEESFTYNDFSKINIGGLREDGSDAVNELSYLLLEVLEEMQTMQPNTAVLLSSKNPDRFLMRALEVISRGFGEPPLFNFDGAIIKMLRQGKSLEDARMCGVSGCVETGAFGKEAYILTGYLNLPKILEITLNNGIDPRTGKKVGIETGDPRKFKTFEELFEAFVKQLRHFISIKCMGNDVIETLYAKYLPVPFLSLWIEDCVKNAKDYNAGGARYNTSYIQIVGLGTLTDSLVSLKYNVFERKLFTIDDVLSALSKNYEGHEVMRQTFINKTPKYGNDDDYADDIAKAVVNTIVRIVEETPPTPVRKASRRVYFLPTTAHIYFGKVTGATPDGRKASEPLSEGISPVQGMDRRGIVAVFRSVAKIDWDKTGGALLNQKLTPDLLLDMENIKKMAQLIRAFFTLGGHHVQFNVVSAELLREAQKRPQDFQDLMVRVAGYSDYFVNLPKGLQEEIIARTEQKTLHST